Genomic window (uncultured Hyphomonas sp.):
TGGAGCACGACGTTGAAGCCTGCGTAAAATACAAGGTGCCGTTGGTGATTACTTCGCTCGGCGCGCAGAAAGCGGTCAATGATGCGATCCACTCCTATGGCGGCGTGGTGATGCATGATGTGATCGACACCTTCTTCGCGAAGAAGGCGCTGGAGAAGGGGGCTGACGGCCTGATCGCGGTCTGCACAGGTGCGGGCGGCCATGCCGGCCGGCTGTCGCCCTTCGCGCTGATCCAGGAAATCCGGGAATTCTTCGACGGGCCGCTGGCCTTGTCGGGTTCCATCGCCAATGGCGGGGCAATCGCCGCTTCAATCGCGATGGGCGCAGACTTTGCCTATATGGGTTCTGCCTTCATTGCCTGTGACGAGGCCAATGCGGTCGAGGGCTACAAGGACGCTATCGTGTCCTACGGGGCCGAGGACATCGTCTATTCGAACCTCTTCACCGGCGTGCACGGCAACTATCTGAAGCCATCGATCGAGGCGGCGGGGCTTGACCCCGACAACCTGCCTGAAAGCGACCCGAGCAAGATGAATTTCGGTTCTGGCGGCAACACCAAGAGCAAGGCCTGGAAAGACATCTGGGGGTGTGGCCAGGGCATTGGCGCGGTGAAGAAGCGCGGGCCGGTGGCGGATTATGTCGACCAGCTGGAATCGGAGTACGAGGCAGCGATCGAAAAGCTGAACCAGCCGCGTACCTGGGGTGCGATGCCTGCAAACGCTGGCTGAGCTAAGGGGATAAAGCCGGGCCTATCCGACACCGGCAACTGGCGCGGCCTGCGGTGACACGGGCCGCGCATTTGTGTCCGGGCGATCCTTATCCACCCGATACGGCAAGCGTGCAGACTTGTGCGCATGCTGATAGAAAATGTCTCTGAATTTGATGCCGCCGGCTGGCGCTGGCCGCATTTCACGCCGACGGAACTGGCTTGCCGCTGCGGTGGCCGGTTCTGCGCGGGCGAATACTGGCATGCGCCAGATTTCCTCGATGCGCTGGAAGCGTTGAGAGCCGATGCAGGGGGCCCGCTGGTGATTAACTCCGGCCATCGCTGTGCCGTCTGGAACAGCTATGTGGGCGGTGTCCGCTTCAGCCTGCACCGGGCGATTGCTGTGGACATCGCCCTTGCGGGGCATGACCGCCACGCACTGCTGGCGGCGGCCGAGCGGCACGGCTTCACCGGCTTCGGCCTTGCGAAGACCTTCCTGCACCTTGACCGGCGCCCGCGTCCGGCCCGCTGGGTTTATCCGGGGAGCGAAACGTCATGGCGGACATAGCAGGACTGGCGGCGAGTGCCGCAGGCGGCGGCCTGTTCGGTCTGGTCGGCACGGCTATCGGGCGGATCGCCGGCATGGTCGAGGCCCGTCAGGCGCAGGCGCATGAGCGGGCGCGCTGGCAGCATGACGCCGAGATGCAGAAGCTGCTCATCGAAGCCGACGCGGCTGGACGGGTGGCCGAGCTGCAGAAAGCGGAAACATCCGGCGCCTGGGCGGGGCTGTCTACCTCCATGGCGGCGGAAGCGGCCATTGGGGAGAGCTACAGATGGGTCAATGCGGTGCGCGCGCTGACCCGGCCTACGCTGACGGTGCTGCTGTGGGGCATCACGGGGGCGGTGTTCCTGAAGGCGGACGCCGCCGGTCAGGCCGGTATTGTGGACACAGCAACCTTCGCCGCGACAGCCGCAACGCTCTGGTGGTTCGGCGACCGTGGGCCGCGCCGTGACATGCGTTGACGGAACTGGCCTGACCGGTCCATCCTCCCGGAAAATCCCGGAGGAACAAACACATGGCCGATGCTATCCTGGTAATTGATGAGGGCACGACCTCAACGCGGGCCATCGTGTTCGACCGGGACTTTGTCCAGATTTCCCTGGCGCAGGAGGAAGTGCCTCTGGCTTATCCCGCCGATGGCTGGGTCGAGCAGGATGGAGAGACGATCTGGGAGAAAACCCTTGGCGTTTGCCGCAAGGCCCTTGCCGAGGCGGGCGGTGTGGAACGGATCGCCGGTATCGGCATCACCAATCAGCGCGAGACGACGCTCGTCTGGGACAGGAAGACCGGCAAACCAATCGCTCCCGCGATCATCTGGCAGGACCGGCGCACCACCAGCGCTTGCGACGCCCTGAAAGCGGCGGGACACGAACAAAAGGTGCAGGCGGAAACCGGCCTGTTGATCGATCCCTACTTTTCGGGAACCAAGATTGCCTGGATCCTCGACACGGTTCCCGGTGCTCGCGAACGCGCCGAAGCGGGGGAGCTTGCTTTTGGGACCGTTGAAACTTTCCTCATATGGCATCTGACGGGCGGCCGGGTTCACGCAACAGACGTGTCGAATGCCTCGCGGACCTTGCTCTATCGTCTTGGTCTTGAAGAGCAGGGCGGCTGGAGCGAGGCAATGTGCAGCCTCTTCCGTGTGCCGATGAATATGCTGCCGGATGTCAGACCCAATGCCGCAGATTTCGGCCTCAGCGACGAGGCCCTGTTTGGCAAGGCATTGCCGATCCTCTCTGCTGCCGGGGACCAGCAGTCCGCGCTGGTGGGGCAGGGATGCCTTTCGCCCGGCATGGCGAAGATCACCTATGGCACCGGCGCGTTCCTGGTGGCCAATTCCGGTACGGAAAAGCCGGAGTCGAAGAACCGCCTGTTGGGAACCGTTGGCTACGAAACGGCGGAAGGCGGGGCAATGGCGCTGGAAGGATCCATCTTCAATGCGGGTACCGTGGTGAAATGGCTGCGCGACGATCTCGGGCTGATCTCCGATGCGGCCGAGAGCGAAGCCATGGCCGAAGCCCTGCCGGGGAATGGCGGGGTCTACATCGTTCCGGCGTTTACGGGCCTCGGCGCGCCGCACTGGAATGCCGATGCGCGCGGGACGATCAGCGGCATCACGCGCGCGACAACGGCGGCCCATCTTGTGCGGGCAGGCCTTGAGGCCGTTGCCTACCAGACGCGGGACCTGCTGGACGCATTTGAAGCCGACGGTGTGGAGATCCGGGAGCTGCGGGTCGATGGCGGCATGGTGGCCAATGACTGGCTGATGCAGTTCCTGGCCGATGTCTGTGCCCGTCCGGTGGTGCGGCCGGACTATCGCGAGATGACGGCGCTTGGTGCGGCTGCGCTGGCGGCGATGCAGCTCGGCTGGATGGACGCCGCTGCCTGGCAGGCACGGGAAGTCAAAGGCGTCCGGTTCGAGCCGCAGATGGATGAAGAACAGCGGGCCGCTTTGCTGAAAGGCTGGTCGGCCGCGCTTCGCCGCACGCTTGCCTGACTTTTCCCGGGTGGATGTAAAAAGGGCGGCCCTCTCAGGCCGCCCTTTGTCTTTGGTTTCCTGAGGCTGCTTACATGCCGCAGGTCGTGTTCAGGAAGCGCTCGATCTCTTCAAGCACTTTCTTCTTGTTTTCCGGCGGCCATTTGACCGACTGGTGACCCATCTTCTCCATCACGAGGAACTCGCTTTGCGGCTCCCGCTTCTTGACCGCGTTGTAGAACTCGCGGCTGTGGAAGATCGGCACCCGGACGTCGTAATCGCCGTGGTACAGCATGATCGGGATGTTCACCTTGTCGGTGTTCTGCATCGGATCCATGCCCTTCACAGTATTGCCCTGCACGATGCGCTGGATGCGGTTGTCGCCCCATTCATTGCCCAGTTTGGCAAGGTTGGAGACGCCCGCGCCGGCAATGGCGCAGCGATAAGGGCTGTTCGGGCGTACGGAGGCCGCGATGGCGGCGAAGCCACCATAGGAATAGCCGTGGATGGCGATCTTGTCGGCATCGACATAGCCTTGCGAGACGAGCCAGGCGGCGCCGTCATCCTTGTCGTCCTGCATCTTCTGGCCCCACTCGCCGTCACCGGCCAGCCAGAGTTCACGGCCCCAGCCATCGCTTCCGCGATACTGCGGCTGCAGGACGATGTATCCGCGGCTTGCGAAATACTGGGTCCAGCCAGAGTCATCCCAGCCGCCGCTGTCGCGGGCCCACGGGCCGCCGTGCGGAACGATGATGGCGCCTTTGGCCTTGTCGCCTTCTTTCCAGCCGGCAGGGAAGGTGACGAAGCCCGGAATGCTCATGCCGTCACGCGCCGGATAGTGGACAAACTCACCCTTGCCGAGCGACTTCTGGTCGATCCACGGACGCAGCGAGCCGATAACAACCACTTTGGTCTTGTCGAGCAGCAGGTACCAGGCGGGTGGCATGTCTGC
Coding sequences:
- a CDS encoding D-Ala-D-Ala carboxypeptidase family metallohydrolase, which produces MLIENVSEFDAAGWRWPHFTPTELACRCGGRFCAGEYWHAPDFLDALEALRADAGGPLVINSGHRCAVWNSYVGGVRFSLHRAIAVDIALAGHDRHALLAAAERHGFTGFGLAKTFLHLDRRPRPARWVYPGSETSWRT
- a CDS encoding nitronate monooxygenase family protein, producing the protein MAVPPVLQNLRLPLIGSPLFIISGPELVIAQCKAGIVGSFPALNARPGPVLHEWLDRITTELAEHNEKNPDRPAAPFAVNQIVHKSNDRLEHDVEACVKYKVPLVITSLGAQKAVNDAIHSYGGVVMHDVIDTFFAKKALEKGADGLIAVCTGAGGHAGRLSPFALIQEIREFFDGPLALSGSIANGGAIAASIAMGADFAYMGSAFIACDEANAVEGYKDAIVSYGAEDIVYSNLFTGVHGNYLKPSIEAAGLDPDNLPESDPSKMNFGSGGNTKSKAWKDIWGCGQGIGAVKKRGPVADYVDQLESEYEAAIEKLNQPRTWGAMPANAG
- the glpK gene encoding glycerol kinase GlpK; translation: MADAILVIDEGTTSTRAIVFDRDFVQISLAQEEVPLAYPADGWVEQDGETIWEKTLGVCRKALAEAGGVERIAGIGITNQRETTLVWDRKTGKPIAPAIIWQDRRTTSACDALKAAGHEQKVQAETGLLIDPYFSGTKIAWILDTVPGARERAEAGELAFGTVETFLIWHLTGGRVHATDVSNASRTLLYRLGLEEQGGWSEAMCSLFRVPMNMLPDVRPNAADFGLSDEALFGKALPILSAAGDQQSALVGQGCLSPGMAKITYGTGAFLVANSGTEKPESKNRLLGTVGYETAEGGAMALEGSIFNAGTVVKWLRDDLGLISDAAESEAMAEALPGNGGVYIVPAFTGLGAPHWNADARGTISGITRATTAAHLVRAGLEAVAYQTRDLLDAFEADGVEIRELRVDGGMVANDWLMQFLADVCARPVVRPDYREMTALGAAALAAMQLGWMDAAAWQAREVKGVRFEPQMDEEQRAALLKGWSAALRRTLA